In a single window of the Hoyosella subflava DQS3-9A1 genome:
- a CDS encoding MDR family MFS transporter: protein MAPTMTHRERLEAFAAIMLGMFVAFLSSTIVSNALPTIIRDLHGSQDQYTWIVVATLLAATATTPIWGKLADRTSKKLLVQLSLVIFTLGSVLAGLSQTVPQLIGARAVQGLGLGGIQALAIIVIAAMFSPRERGRYQGPMAVVMSVATISGPLIGGIVVDTPWLGWRWTFFLGVPLALIAVVVVQRTLNLPVIRKPDTHVDYLGAALIAAGVSALLIWVTLAGKQFAWGSTTSYALAAAGVVVLALALVVEMRSPDPIIPLRVFRERTITLATLASIAVGIALFGASVFLGQYFQIARGYSPTTAGLLTMPMMVGSMISAIISGQLITRTGKWKRYLVTGAATMTVGFMLLSTLDHTTDIRLAGVYLFILGIGMGMTMQNLVLAVQNTVNPRDLGAASATVTFFRSLGGAAGVSVLGAVLSTHIVNLTDSGLRALGIDLPAGVNAGIGSLNELPEPIAEVVRAAYGDGTARIFLISAVLALGSLIAIGFIRETVLRTQTGDEQLREELREQREPEVVPV from the coding sequence ATGGCACCAACCATGACGCATCGAGAGCGCCTCGAAGCCTTCGCCGCAATCATGCTCGGCATGTTCGTCGCTTTCCTGTCATCGACGATCGTCTCGAACGCTCTCCCGACCATCATCCGCGACCTGCACGGTAGTCAGGACCAGTACACCTGGATCGTCGTCGCCACTCTGCTCGCAGCAACCGCCACCACACCGATCTGGGGCAAGCTCGCCGACCGCACCAGCAAGAAACTGCTCGTCCAGCTGTCCCTCGTCATCTTCACTCTCGGATCTGTTCTCGCCGGACTTTCCCAGACTGTTCCTCAACTCATTGGTGCCCGCGCGGTCCAGGGCCTGGGCCTCGGGGGGATCCAGGCACTCGCCATCATCGTCATCGCAGCGATGTTCAGCCCACGCGAACGCGGCCGCTACCAGGGCCCCATGGCGGTCGTGATGTCAGTCGCGACAATCTCGGGGCCGCTCATCGGCGGCATCGTCGTCGACACCCCGTGGCTCGGCTGGCGCTGGACGTTCTTCCTCGGTGTGCCACTCGCCCTGATCGCGGTGGTAGTCGTGCAGCGCACCCTCAACCTGCCCGTCATCCGCAAACCTGACACGCACGTGGACTACCTGGGGGCCGCCCTCATCGCCGCTGGCGTCTCCGCACTCCTCATCTGGGTGACGCTCGCCGGTAAACAATTCGCGTGGGGCTCAACGACCTCATACGCTCTGGCCGCGGCAGGCGTTGTCGTCCTCGCCCTCGCCCTGGTTGTGGAGATGCGGAGCCCCGACCCGATCATCCCGCTGCGCGTATTCCGTGAGCGCACCATCACACTCGCGACGCTCGCCAGCATCGCCGTGGGTATCGCGTTGTTCGGCGCGTCAGTCTTCCTCGGGCAGTACTTCCAGATCGCGCGCGGATACTCCCCCACAACTGCCGGGCTGCTCACCATGCCGATGATGGTCGGCTCGATGATCTCGGCGATCATTTCCGGTCAGCTCATCACACGGACCGGAAAATGGAAGCGATACCTCGTAACGGGCGCCGCCACAATGACCGTCGGGTTCATGCTGCTCTCCACTCTCGATCACACCACCGACATCCGCCTCGCCGGGGTGTACCTATTCATCCTCGGCATCGGCATGGGAATGACGATGCAAAACCTGGTGCTCGCGGTCCAGAACACCGTGAACCCCAGAGATCTCGGCGCGGCCAGTGCGACCGTCACGTTCTTCCGGTCACTCGGTGGCGCCGCGGGCGTCTCGGTTCTCGGCGCTGTGCTCTCCACCCACATCGTCAACCTGACCGACTCCGGTCTGCGCGCACTCGGAATCGACCTTCCCGCCGGTGTCAACGCCGGAATCGGAAGTCTCAACGAACTCCCCGAACCCATCGCCGAAGTCGTTCGCGCAGCCTACGGTGACGGTACGGCCAGGATCTTCCTCATTTCGGCAGTGCTCGCACTGGGCAGTCTCATTGCGATCGGGTTCATCCGGGAAACCGTGCTGCGCACCCAGACCGGAGATGAGCAGCTTCGAGAAGAGCTGCGCGAGCAGCGTGAGCCAGAGGTGGTGCCCGTTTAG
- a CDS encoding deoxyribonuclease IV, which translates to MVDARNPIGTHVLVGKGLTAGAYQNALKVGAETIQVFCGNPRGWALTDGDPSGDAHFRQVCAEAGMRVFIHTPYLVNLGSPDPATYERSVALVAHNVKRAVQIGAEGVVVHTGSSVNPGLYDAAMRQVRAGLMPMLDALGDHGPSLLLEPTAGQGQSLCSRADELEPYLDALDHHPRAGICFDTCHFFAAGEPLDEPGGATRTLDRVIEIGGAERLQLIHANDSMDVRGARRDRHQKIGEGHIGTGAFSELFAHPALDGVPFILETPGSRTPGDPSTALLRELREAEECRTRCRDHGGACAPS; encoded by the coding sequence ATGGTAGACGCACGAAACCCCATTGGGACGCACGTCCTCGTAGGCAAAGGCCTCACGGCCGGCGCATACCAGAACGCGCTGAAAGTCGGCGCCGAGACGATCCAGGTGTTTTGCGGTAACCCGCGCGGCTGGGCGCTCACCGACGGAGACCCCAGCGGCGATGCCCACTTCCGCCAGGTATGCGCCGAAGCGGGCATGCGCGTTTTCATTCACACGCCGTACCTAGTGAATCTCGGTTCGCCTGATCCCGCGACCTATGAGCGGTCGGTTGCGCTCGTCGCGCACAACGTGAAGCGCGCGGTGCAGATCGGCGCTGAGGGCGTCGTCGTACACACCGGTTCCTCGGTGAACCCCGGACTCTACGATGCGGCAATGCGGCAGGTTCGCGCTGGCCTCATGCCAATGCTCGACGCACTCGGAGACCACGGGCCATCGCTGCTGCTCGAACCCACGGCCGGACAAGGGCAAAGTCTCTGTTCCCGCGCGGACGAGCTAGAACCCTATCTCGATGCGCTCGATCACCATCCACGCGCTGGGATCTGCTTCGACACCTGCCACTTCTTCGCTGCTGGCGAGCCCCTCGACGAACCCGGTGGCGCCACTCGCACCCTTGACCGGGTCATCGAGATCGGTGGGGCTGAGCGCCTGCAACTTATCCACGCGAACGACTCGATGGACGTTCGAGGCGCGCGCAGAGACCGCCACCAGAAGATCGGTGAAGGACACATCGGGACCGGCGCGTTCAGCGAACTGTTCGCCCACCCCGCGCTGGACGGTGTTCCGTTCATTCTTGAGACCCCAGGTTCGCGCACACCGGGTGACCCAAGCACGGCACTGTTGCGCGAGTTACGAGAGGCCGAAGAGTGCCGTACTCGGTGTCGCGATCACGGGGGTGCATGCGCCCCTAGTTAA
- a CDS encoding PucR family transcriptional regulator, whose amino-acid sequence MPNTQRSHSSAAYVGEPVTLRELLSAFDLGLAELVDAPVGDAVMISSAALVESDDLSEEIDPNSPMPDLYLHVGVNARDAVRWLARVSRQRPEIRPKAVMSKAATKSSDLQTAARIAGVALIAVHPKARWDQVFPLIERILDRPHSHVTAPEDTLANPGDLFDLALDIAHHTGGIVSIEDAQSHVLAYSPTSDVADQVRTLSILERECPRDYLQTLQELDVFGRLRKYDDVIEVPAYDKLGIQPRLVIGIRRTSEDRSAPGALAGTIWVQRGNTPFAPEAPDVLRGAAVIAGRVISQILSAPSNEERLIQRLFAARGGGDDIATLASALNLPMTGPAAVIGFALTGSGATIPATEVPRLNTMLQLHASSFRHDSVAAIIGDRAYVLFPGYQSVSSVSAWTRQVVEQFEAKRSITLRAAIAIPIPSIAHAAQARQEVDRVLNATADAFPELRVTTLAQSRTAVLLGEILDLIAQQPSLRDPRLGALLDYDAKHASALCESAVAYLAAHGEVRSAAKTLQVHPNTLRYRLRRLEDIAGIDLTDAADRLLFELQLALLRQQGKVD is encoded by the coding sequence GTGCCGAATACACAGCGAAGCCATTCGAGCGCGGCCTACGTCGGTGAGCCTGTCACTCTGCGAGAGCTCCTCAGTGCCTTTGATCTTGGACTAGCTGAACTGGTTGACGCGCCGGTCGGCGACGCGGTGATGATCTCCTCCGCGGCATTAGTCGAGAGCGATGACCTATCGGAGGAGATCGATCCGAATTCCCCGATGCCGGATTTGTATCTCCACGTGGGTGTCAACGCACGCGACGCGGTGCGCTGGCTCGCGAGGGTCTCCCGCCAGCGTCCCGAAATCCGCCCGAAGGCCGTCATGTCCAAGGCAGCCACGAAATCGAGCGATCTTCAGACCGCCGCCCGCATAGCTGGTGTCGCCCTCATCGCCGTCCATCCGAAAGCCCGGTGGGATCAGGTGTTCCCGCTCATCGAGAGAATTCTCGACAGGCCCCATAGCCACGTGACCGCACCCGAAGATACGCTGGCTAATCCCGGCGACCTGTTCGATCTAGCCCTGGATATCGCGCACCACACCGGCGGTATTGTGTCGATCGAGGACGCCCAATCGCACGTCCTGGCTTACTCCCCCACAAGTGACGTCGCAGATCAGGTTCGTACTCTCTCAATTCTTGAAAGGGAATGCCCTCGCGATTACCTCCAGACACTGCAGGAGCTGGACGTTTTCGGTCGGCTCCGCAAATACGACGACGTCATTGAAGTGCCCGCCTACGACAAACTTGGCATTCAGCCCCGCCTCGTCATCGGTATCCGGCGGACTTCAGAGGACAGATCGGCGCCAGGTGCCCTAGCCGGGACGATCTGGGTTCAGCGAGGCAACACTCCCTTCGCTCCCGAAGCACCCGATGTGCTGCGCGGCGCAGCCGTAATCGCTGGCCGGGTCATTTCGCAGATTCTGAGCGCGCCTTCGAACGAGGAGCGACTAATCCAGCGGTTGTTCGCCGCACGCGGAGGTGGCGACGATATCGCCACCCTTGCGAGCGCCCTCAATCTTCCGATGACAGGTCCTGCGGCCGTCATTGGATTCGCTCTCACCGGTAGCGGCGCCACGATCCCGGCGACAGAGGTCCCCCGCCTGAACACAATGCTCCAGTTGCACGCGAGTTCCTTTCGCCACGATTCCGTCGCTGCCATCATCGGAGACCGTGCGTATGTGCTGTTCCCTGGCTACCAATCAGTTTCCAGCGTTTCCGCGTGGACCAGGCAGGTAGTAGAGCAGTTCGAAGCGAAGCGCTCTATCACTCTGCGCGCCGCGATCGCGATCCCTATCCCGAGCATTGCGCACGCGGCCCAAGCACGTCAGGAAGTCGACCGCGTGCTGAACGCAACCGCTGATGCATTCCCCGAATTGCGGGTCACCACCCTTGCCCAATCGCGAACAGCGGTGTTACTTGGCGAGATACTTGATCTCATTGCTCAACAACCAAGCCTGCGCGACCCACGACTGGGGGCGCTTCTTGATTACGACGCTAAACATGCGTCGGCCTTGTGTGAGAGCGCGGTGGCCTACCTCGCCGCGCATGGCGAGGTCCGCAGCGCAGCGAAAACCCTTCAAGTGCACCCGAATACCCTGCGTTACCGGCTCCGCAGACTTGAGGATATCGCCGGCATCGACCTAACCGACGCCGCTGACCGTCTGCTCTTCGAACTGCAACTTGCGCTGTTACGACAGCAAGGGAAGGTCGACTAG
- a CDS encoding aminotransferase class I/II-fold pyridoxal phosphate-dependent enzyme, whose amino-acid sequence MNRTTWRPRRLRVSALAAVANPSYQREDTWNQLDDACRQLAAVHQGGLATQHEHARVRRLLDRLGAYERYWLYPGAANLAEFRRQLDGMETERLAEQVSLTVRLLSEYGDRTALFDSSIPLPDQELVARAKHQQFYTVLLADDSPSTASEGLAESLRALRNPSDDVQFELLVVSSVEDAICAVALNGEIQAAIIRHDLPLRSQERLPLMTNLLGVSEHAVATDRTHDWVECGEWIRELRPHIDLYLLTDQSIAAVTEEEPDIYERTFYRLNDATDLNSTILAGIRKRFSTPFFDALREYAAAPIGQFHALPVARGSSIFNSKSLHDMGEFYGRNIFMAETSSTSGGLDSLLDPHGTIREAMDKAAITWGAHRTYFATNGTSTANKIVVQTLTRPGDIVLIDRNCHKSHHYGLVLAGANPMYLDAYPLEPYAIYGAVSLRTIKKALLDLEAAGQLHRVRMLSLTNCTFDGIVYNPRRVMEEVLAIKPDICFLWDEAWYAFATAVPWARQRTAMAAAEQLETMLSSPAYAEEYERWAAEMEGTDRSEWSERRLFPDPQRARVRVYATHSTHKSLSALRQASMIHIRDENFNANARDSFGEAFLTHTSTSPNQQLLASLDLARRQVDIEGFQMVRSAYNMALAFRQRVQKDHLISKWFRILEESDLVPEGFRPSRVSAYRQDSDGILEGWNEAWRSDEFVLDPTRVTLYIGSTGMNGYDFREKVLMERFGIQINKTSINSVLLIFTIGVTWSSVHYLLDALRRVAISLDRAVAASSKADLALQQRQIQEITEDLPPLPDFSEFDSAFRPDGVSDHGDMRSAFYAGYEENDKEYLLLGAAARRIAEGIPLVSTTFVVPYPPGFPILVPGQVVSKEILYFLAQLDVKEIHGYNRDLGLSVFTQDALVRYATMRRDMAVLAQHGAPPGGEPPNIRRATIQGMKGQS is encoded by the coding sequence ATGAATCGAACAACCTGGCGGCCGCGCCGACTGCGGGTCTCTGCACTCGCCGCCGTGGCAAATCCCTCGTACCAGCGCGAAGACACGTGGAACCAGCTCGATGACGCCTGCCGTCAACTCGCCGCGGTGCACCAAGGAGGGCTCGCCACGCAGCACGAACATGCGCGGGTGCGTCGCCTGCTTGACCGCCTCGGTGCTTACGAGCGTTACTGGCTCTACCCAGGTGCAGCGAACCTCGCCGAATTCCGCCGGCAACTCGACGGCATGGAGACGGAACGGCTCGCAGAACAGGTGTCGCTGACTGTTCGGCTGCTCTCGGAGTACGGCGACCGCACCGCACTGTTCGACAGCTCAATTCCGCTGCCTGATCAGGAACTCGTGGCACGCGCAAAGCACCAGCAGTTCTACACTGTGCTGCTCGCCGATGATTCACCGTCAACCGCATCGGAGGGTCTGGCTGAAAGCCTTCGCGCCCTGCGTAATCCGTCCGATGATGTGCAGTTCGAACTGCTCGTGGTCTCCAGCGTAGAAGACGCGATCTGTGCAGTAGCGCTCAATGGTGAGATCCAGGCCGCGATCATCCGTCACGATCTGCCTCTGCGCTCGCAGGAGCGCCTACCCCTGATGACCAACCTGCTGGGAGTGAGCGAACACGCCGTTGCCACCGACCGCACGCACGACTGGGTTGAATGCGGCGAGTGGATACGCGAACTGCGCCCCCACATTGACCTCTACCTGCTCACTGACCAGTCGATTGCCGCAGTGACAGAAGAAGAGCCCGACATCTACGAGCGCACGTTCTATCGGCTCAATGACGCCACCGACTTGAACAGCACGATCCTGGCGGGAATCCGCAAACGTTTCTCGACCCCATTTTTCGATGCTTTACGCGAATACGCGGCCGCGCCCATCGGCCAGTTCCACGCACTTCCGGTGGCGCGCGGATCGAGTATTTTCAACTCGAAGTCCCTGCACGACATGGGTGAGTTCTACGGCCGCAACATCTTCATGGCGGAGACATCATCGACATCCGGAGGACTCGACTCATTGCTCGACCCGCATGGCACGATTCGGGAAGCAATGGACAAGGCGGCCATCACATGGGGTGCCCACCGAACGTATTTCGCCACGAATGGCACGTCGACGGCAAACAAGATTGTCGTGCAGACGCTGACGCGTCCCGGCGACATCGTTCTCATCGACCGGAACTGCCACAAGTCTCACCACTACGGGCTCGTCCTGGCTGGCGCGAATCCGATGTATCTCGATGCGTACCCTCTTGAACCTTATGCCATCTACGGAGCTGTCTCTCTGCGCACGATCAAGAAGGCGCTCCTCGACCTCGAAGCTGCGGGACAGCTGCACCGGGTGCGCATGCTCTCGCTGACCAACTGCACTTTCGATGGCATTGTCTATAACCCTCGTCGGGTGATGGAGGAAGTGTTAGCCATCAAGCCCGATATCTGTTTCTTGTGGGACGAGGCTTGGTACGCATTCGCCACCGCAGTGCCATGGGCCCGTCAGCGCACCGCGATGGCTGCCGCCGAGCAGCTCGAAACCATGCTGTCGTCTCCGGCTTACGCCGAGGAGTACGAACGCTGGGCCGCCGAAATGGAGGGGACCGACCGCTCCGAGTGGTCCGAACGGAGGCTTTTCCCCGATCCCCAACGGGCACGGGTGCGGGTCTACGCCACCCACTCGACCCACAAGTCACTGTCCGCGCTGCGCCAGGCGTCGATGATTCACATCCGGGACGAGAACTTCAACGCAAATGCACGGGACTCATTCGGTGAAGCGTTTTTGACTCACACCTCAACCTCACCGAACCAGCAGCTGCTCGCCTCACTTGACCTTGCTCGCCGCCAAGTCGACATCGAGGGCTTCCAGATGGTGCGGTCGGCCTACAACATGGCGCTCGCTTTCCGTCAGCGTGTGCAAAAAGACCACCTGATCAGCAAGTGGTTTCGTATACTCGAAGAGTCTGACCTCGTCCCCGAAGGTTTCCGGCCCTCGCGAGTCAGTGCCTACCGCCAGGACAGCGACGGGATACTGGAGGGGTGGAATGAGGCGTGGCGATCAGACGAGTTTGTCCTCGACCCCACCCGCGTCACGCTCTACATCGGCAGCACCGGTATGAATGGATACGATTTCCGCGAGAAGGTGCTTATGGAGCGCTTCGGTATCCAGATCAACAAAACCTCCATTAATAGTGTGCTTTTGATCTTCACGATCGGAGTTACCTGGTCGAGCGTGCACTACCTGCTCGACGCTTTGCGCCGTGTCGCTATCAGCCTCGACCGCGCGGTGGCAGCGTCCAGCAAAGCGGATCTGGCTTTGCAGCAACGCCAGATTCAGGAGATCACCGAAGACCTGCCGCCGCTGCCGGACTTCAGCGAGTTCGACAGCGCATTCCGGCCTGACGGAGTGAGCGACCACGGCGACATGCGCTCCGCCTTCTACGCCGGTTATGAGGAGAACGACAAGGAGTACCTGCTTCTCGGTGCGGCCGCTCGCCGCATTGCCGAGGGCATTCCCCTCGTCTCCACAACTTTCGTGGTGCCGTACCCCCCTGGCTTTCCCATTCTCGTTCCCGGCCAGGTGGTGTCGAAGGAGATTCTCTACTTCCTCGCCCAGCTCGACGTCAAAGAAATCCACGGTTACAACCGGGACCTCGGATTGTCCGTCTTCACACAGGACGCTCTCGTGAGATACGCAACGATGCGTCGTGACATGGCCGTGCTCGCCCAGCACGGTGCTCCCCCTGGTGGGGAACCTCCTAACATCCGCAGGGCCACAATCCAGGGCATGAAAGGACAGTCATGA
- the putP gene encoding sodium/proline symporter PutP — protein sequence MTASTFQMVAIGIYFAAMIAIGYYAYRQTSDLDDYMLGGRKLHPGVAALSAGASDMSGWLLLGVPGAIYAAGLGETWIVIGLVIGAYLNWRFVAPRLRSYTAISNNSITVPSFFENRLRDHSHVLRIVAGLIILVFFTFYVSSGMVAGGVFFESTFGSTYMLGMLLVAGVTLSYTLFGGFLGATLTDVAQGLLMFATLIVVPTVTIIAVGGPGEVMNAINAADLAHNLANPDDELHRTSLFFGGSILAILSAAAWGLGYFGQPHIIVRFMALRSAADAKAGRRIGISWMVLSSLGAIVTGFAGLAYFFNAGVTLDNPETVFLRLSQIMFHPFVAGLVLAAVLAAIMSTISSQLIVCSSALVEDIYHAFGKKASPKKLVMYGRLGVLTVAVVAILIALNPRGTILDLVGFAWAGFGAAFGPIIILSLFWRKLTSKGAIAGMISGAVVVGIWGQTEALASAMYEIVPGFIACAVVAIVVSLATARSDEGIDREFSEMETAMRDLPSRRTNTRGTAATVQD from the coding sequence ATGACCGCCTCAACGTTTCAAATGGTGGCGATCGGAATTTACTTCGCCGCGATGATCGCGATTGGGTATTACGCCTACCGCCAGACAAGCGACCTCGACGACTACATGCTAGGTGGCCGGAAGCTCCATCCCGGTGTCGCCGCACTGTCGGCCGGCGCCTCCGACATGTCGGGCTGGCTGCTCCTCGGCGTCCCGGGTGCCATCTACGCCGCAGGACTCGGGGAAACCTGGATTGTCATCGGTCTTGTGATCGGCGCGTACCTCAACTGGCGCTTCGTCGCCCCTCGACTGCGCTCGTACACGGCGATTTCCAACAACTCGATCACCGTCCCCAGCTTCTTCGAGAACCGCCTTCGTGACCATTCCCATGTTCTCCGGATCGTGGCTGGATTGATCATTCTCGTCTTCTTCACCTTCTACGTCTCTTCCGGGATGGTCGCGGGCGGAGTGTTCTTCGAATCCACATTCGGCTCGACCTACATGCTAGGAATGCTCCTTGTAGCCGGAGTCACCCTCAGCTACACACTGTTCGGGGGATTCCTCGGCGCAACGCTCACCGACGTCGCACAGGGACTATTAATGTTCGCCACGCTCATCGTGGTTCCCACCGTCACTATCATCGCCGTGGGTGGTCCGGGCGAGGTTATGAACGCGATTAACGCTGCAGACTTGGCTCACAATCTCGCCAATCCTGACGACGAACTCCACCGCACCTCACTGTTCTTCGGCGGCAGCATATTGGCTATTCTGTCTGCGGCCGCGTGGGGACTCGGCTACTTCGGACAGCCGCACATCATCGTCCGGTTCATGGCATTGCGGTCTGCGGCCGATGCGAAGGCAGGTCGCCGAATCGGAATCAGCTGGATGGTGCTCAGCTCCCTCGGCGCAATCGTCACCGGTTTCGCCGGGCTGGCTTACTTCTTCAACGCTGGCGTCACACTGGACAATCCGGAAACCGTGTTCCTGCGGCTCTCGCAGATCATGTTCCACCCCTTCGTGGCCGGACTTGTGCTCGCCGCTGTGCTTGCCGCCATCATGTCGACCATTTCATCGCAGCTGATCGTCTGCTCATCCGCACTGGTCGAAGACATCTATCATGCGTTCGGCAAGAAGGCCAGCCCGAAGAAACTCGTGATGTACGGGCGGCTCGGCGTGCTGACGGTCGCGGTTGTCGCGATTCTGATCGCACTAAACCCGCGGGGCACGATTCTCGACCTTGTTGGATTCGCCTGGGCGGGCTTCGGTGCCGCGTTCGGCCCGATCATCATCCTGTCGCTCTTCTGGCGCAAACTGACGTCCAAGGGTGCGATCGCAGGCATGATCAGCGGCGCTGTCGTAGTGGGCATCTGGGGCCAGACCGAAGCGCTCGCCAGCGCAATGTACGAGATTGTTCCTGGGTTTATCGCGTGTGCTGTCGTCGCCATCGTGGTGTCACTTGCCACGGCCCGCAGTGACGAAGGCATCGATCGCGAATTCTCCGAAATGGAAACGGCAATGCGCGATTTACCTTCTCGCAGGACGAATACCCGCGGAACGGCTGCCACTGTTCAGGACTGA
- a CDS encoding serine hydrolase domain-containing protein, which yields MTHPVTLANWQLPPNNARTFHRLREVVPTARVAGSLTPAPLPPGAGLDLDLPVPLHDGLTGTVRSVLEGTNTDGFMVLHDGQVRAELYFGDYHAGQPHMLFSVSKSVVSCVAGVLVEQGVLSPKSLVTEYVPELAGSGYDGATVRDILDMRSGVVFSENYLDPSAEVRLLEQVIGWAPRTDPSLSASMYEYLTTLRASRPHGGVFEYRSCETNVLGWVCERAAGERMPELISRVLWSRFAGTDMDAGVDLAGAVMHDGGLAATLRDTARFGELLLRGGQIAGEQLVPGWWIEDALTGAPDSRDVFAASPTDTRLPGGMYRNQFWVPYPDRRVLLCLGIHGQMIFIDYDHNTVVVKLSAWPYPQDAAMLLNTLSAASTIGPALQTGS from the coding sequence ATGACGCACCCGGTAACGCTGGCGAATTGGCAACTTCCACCGAACAATGCACGGACGTTTCATCGGCTCCGTGAGGTCGTGCCCACAGCCCGGGTGGCGGGGTCGCTCACCCCCGCGCCGCTCCCGCCCGGCGCGGGACTGGACCTCGATCTGCCGGTTCCGCTGCATGACGGGCTGACTGGCACCGTGCGCAGTGTGCTGGAGGGCACCAACACGGACGGGTTTATGGTGCTCCACGACGGGCAGGTGCGCGCCGAACTGTACTTCGGTGACTATCACGCGGGTCAGCCGCACATGCTGTTTTCGGTGAGCAAATCTGTGGTCAGTTGCGTGGCCGGAGTGCTCGTCGAGCAGGGTGTGCTCAGCCCCAAATCGCTGGTCACCGAATACGTCCCGGAGTTGGCTGGTTCCGGGTATGACGGCGCCACCGTGCGCGACATCCTCGATATGCGTTCGGGGGTTGTGTTCTCCGAGAACTATCTTGACCCAAGCGCAGAGGTGCGGCTACTCGAGCAAGTAATTGGATGGGCGCCGCGCACCGACCCGTCGTTGTCGGCCTCGATGTACGAGTATCTGACGACGCTGCGTGCATCGCGCCCGCACGGCGGAGTGTTCGAATACCGGTCGTGCGAGACGAACGTGCTCGGATGGGTATGTGAACGCGCGGCCGGGGAACGGATGCCGGAGTTGATCTCGCGGGTGTTGTGGTCACGGTTCGCCGGAACCGACATGGACGCTGGGGTGGATCTAGCGGGGGCGGTCATGCATGACGGTGGACTGGCCGCGACGCTGCGCGACACGGCCCGGTTCGGGGAGCTTCTGTTGCGCGGCGGGCAGATCGCGGGTGAGCAGCTCGTACCTGGCTGGTGGATCGAGGACGCGCTGACCGGCGCTCCTGATTCCCGCGACGTGTTCGCGGCCTCACCCACGGATACGCGCCTGCCAGGCGGAATGTATCGCAACCAGTTCTGGGTGCCCTATCCCGACCGGCGGGTCCTGCTATGCCTCGGCATTCACGGGCAGATGATCTTCATCGACTACGACCACAACACCGTCGTGGTGAAACTGTCCGCCTGGCCCTACCCGCAAGACGCCGCGATGCTGCTCAACACCCTGTCCGCAGCCAGCACGATCGGGCCCGCGCTCCAGACAGGGAGCTAG